The segment TCCTTCATTTCCAACTTTAAATTCTTTCCCCATCAAGAGATTGAAAATGTAGTCGCTGGCATAGGTAGTTTTGCGCTCTACGTCATCCATCGGTGTGTAGAGTGAGTTGAAAATGGATGCAGAGCCTAGGTAATAGAACCCTTGGTGCAGGTACTGCTCTAGTGTCAGTTCTATGCCATAGTTTCTACCTGTTCCTTTATTGACCAATGCCTCTCTGCTGTAGGCGTCAGTGACATTGATCATCGAGAAGGTGCTGTTTGGGTCGTTTTCTACTGGCACGTCGTAGAGGTGCTGATAGTACAGTTCTGCTTTGACGTGGGTGTAGCTACCAATGGCCTGATCATAGCCCACGACGAAGTGAGCTGCTTTGGACATTTCTAGATTTAGGTTGGGCTGAGAGTAGCTTCCGTCATCTGCGTAGATTTTCCATAGATAGACGGATGCAGATTCCATTTTGCTATGGAGGCCAGCACCGATATTGAAGGATCTGCGTGGGGCAAATTCCCATTTGGCGGCTAGTCTGGGTTCGATGTTGTAGGTTTTGTTGAGTCCAAAATATTGAATATGCAGACCACTGGTCATGGTCAGGTCTTCGGTGGCGCGGTATTTCCAAGTCACGAAACCTTGCGTCCGGTAGGTGTGTCCATCGTCCTCCAATACATTTTGGATTTGATCCTTTTCTACGTTCCAGGCATTTTGCACCATATTGTACCCAATCTGGTTGTTGATGACACCAATTTCTACTTTTTGTCTCGTATTGATCTTGTAGCCATAGGTCATTGATGTACGGATGTAAGTCTTGGTAAAATCCTCATTGTACGCATTGTAAAAGTTGCCCGAATCATTATCTTCTGCCTTGTTGTAGGTAGAATACAATGTCGTACCTGAGAGCGCGATGTAGGACTTCAGATAAGAGCGACTGTTGATGAGGTAGTTGTAAGTCAGACCGATTGTTCCCATCTTGTTGTTAAACTCCCCTTTGCCCAATATTTCATCATCATCCTCCCATATGTCTTCTACGGCGATGGAACTGATGCCTCCCAGTCCAAAAAGTGAAAAGGAATGCTTGTTGTTGACGGGTAGTTGGATGTTGAATGAAAGGTCTTGGTACTTGGGTACACCACCGAAATCTACTATGCCTGTCTTGTCGATCAGATCTAGTGAAGAGTAGCGATAGTTGAGCAGATATGAACCGTCATAGTCAGTTTTGAATGGACCCTCCAGAGCAAAATCTATTCCGAGTGTACTGAGTCCTAGGGTATATTCTCGCTCTTCGTTGTTGCCACGTCTGAGTCTCATATCAAATACGCCAGAGAGCGCATTGCCGTATTCTGGTGCAAAGGCACCACTCATGAAGTCTGAGTTGCTCAGCATGTTGCTGCTGAGGGCATTGATAGGTCCTCCAGTCGCTCCGTCGTTGGAGAAATGGTTGGGGTTAGGGATTTCTATTCCTTCCAGTCTCCACAGGATGCCTTTTGGAGAGTTGCCACGTACGATGATGTCATTGTTACCATCAGGAGAGTTGGTCACACCAGCAAAGGCCGATACCATCCTTGCTGGGTCAGCAAATGAACCTGCAAAACGCTTGGTTTCGTCTACCGAAAAAGACCTCGCACTGACGAGAGACATTTCATTGAGTACTTCGGATTTGTCTTTTTGGGCTGTGACCACTACTTCATCCAATTTTTCAAAAGATTCTTCCATAGTAATGTCAAGGATCAATTCTTTGGCAGAGCTCAAAAGTAGGTTGGGAAGGGTTTTGTCCTCATAACCAATGATGCTGATCTTGAGAGACAACCTTCCCACTTCTGCATTGGTGATTTTGAAACTACCGTCTACATCGGTGACGGCACCTTTGATAGGGTCGGAACCAATCACGATGACATTGGCGCCTATCACGGGTGATTTGGAATCTTGATCAGTGATGATGCCTCGGATGTTTTGAGTCATGTTTTGTGCGAATGCACTCCCCCTCGACATCAAAAGGATGAGGGTAAGGGATATGATAATTTGCTTAGGTGACATTTTGTTTTGCTTTTGAATTAATACTTATGATGAATAGTTTTTGATTGAATATTTTAAAATCGGATGGAGAGAGCGTAACCTGCCCACATCTGAACCTTGTAGTTGCCTTCCTGATGCTCGTAAAAGGGCTTATTGGCAATGTCAAAGTTTGGTTTGTCTAGGTTGCTGTTATCCATTTGTGCTACATAGATGTTGAGTACAGGGCCTGCAGTGACAGATAAGTGCTTGAAGAACTGGTAGCCAAAATTGAATTGGACGCTGTTCAGTAAGTTGAGTGTTTCTGGGTCGTCTTGGTGTTTGCGCAATTCATGTGAGACAATTTCCAGACTGGTGAAAACTTTGTCTTTGAGGTACCATTTCGATCCCAAACCGAATCCATATGACCATAATTCATCTCCTTGAGAATCATCGAATTGAGAACCTACAGAAAGGATGGAATAAAGCTGATTTGTACCTGTTCTCAGACTGAGATTCCATGGGATTACATCACCGTATGCCACTCCAAATTCGAACATACCTTTTTTCTTGACGATATTGATGATACCCAGTTGTGCGCCTGCTTCCACAGAATCTGCGATGTTGATGATGCCTAGCTGAAAGCCATTGAGGCGGCCTGTCTTGTTAACTAATCCAGAGAGCTGAGCACCTTTTGTAGAACCACTCGTATTGATCAATCCAGAGATTTGGGCACCTTGGAAGAGACTCGCCTGATTTTGCAAACTTGCCAACTGGACACCTTTGACGGAATCAGTTTTGTTGGACAATCCACTGATTTGGATGCCTTGGATTGCAGGTGCTAGATTTAATAGCCCTGCCACTTGTGCCCCCAACACCCTTTCTGAACTTTTGTTGATCAGCCCACTGGCTTGTACACCTGTGACCTCTCCATTGACCCAGTTGCTCAGGCCAGCTACTTGCATGCCTTGGATGGAGCCTGCGCTGAGGTTGGACAGCCCTGCAGCCTGCATGCCTGTAGTTTCTGCTCCAGACTTGTTGAGCAGACCTGCGATTTGAGCCCCTGAGACTTGGCCTTCATTGATGTTGGTCAATCCAGCTACTTGCAGCCCAATCGTCTCCGTACCTGTTTTATTGATCAGGCCAGCAACTTGCACACCTGTTACCTTGTGTTGATTAAAATTGAACAGACCACCCAATTCAAAACCCTGAAGCGCATATTGGTTGCCTCCTAAGATATTGAAGGAATAGTAATTGGTGATGCTGTCATTGGCACCCAAGCTGGTACCAAAACCTGGCACAAAGGATATTTGCCCCCATCTGTATTGGCTGTCTTGAGCCATAGCAGAACGATGTATGAAGATGCCAGTGACAATGCCGAGAATGATGACTATTTTTCTCATGATTCAAATAATTTATTCTTGTTTGAATCTGAGAAAGCTGAACTTGTTTTTACCCTGATAAGAATTTTATTTTTTTTCGGGTAGTTAACTAGTTGGCTGCTTTAGCGGGTTTTCTGGTTGGTTTGGTTTGTTGGCTAGTTGGGGTTTGTGGAATATGAAATGGTTGAGTTGTAATCGAGAATCCTCCCCCTAACCCCCTCTAGAGGGGGAGAAATGTACTTAGTACCCTATACTTTGTACTTATTTTCTCACTACTCACTACTCAATACAATCAAAATCTCAATGCCACTGCATACCCTAGCCATATTTGAATGCGGATGTTTTCTTCTTGTACCTCGTCATAAAATGGTTTGTTGGCAATGTCATTGCCGATTAGGCCAGATTCAGGATTGATGTAATCAGAGATGTAAATATTGATTGCTGGGCCTCCAGAGAGAGAAAGATGCTTGAAGAACTGATAGCCGAAGTTGAGGTGGATTTTGTTGAGCTGGTTGACGGTTTCAAAATCGTTGTTTTCTTGCTGCATGAGTCTGTGCGCGTGGATTTCTGGATTGAAATAGAATTTGCTCTTAAGAAATATCTTGGAACCTAATCCTACGCCATAGGTCCACAGTTTTTCGTCCTCCAGCTGCATACCAGCTGAGAGCGCTGTGTAGAGTTTGTTGCTACCAGATCGGAAGGTGATTCTGATTGGAATCACGTCAGCATGCTCTACACTCCATTCGAAAAGACTGTTTTTTCGTCCCAAGTTGATCAGTCCTATTTGCAATCCTGTATCTCCGATGGAGTCTGCGTAGTTGATAAAACCTAGTTGGGTGCCATGTAGAATTTTGCTGGTATTGACCAATGCGCTCATTTGAAATCCTTTGACTTCATGTGCCGTATTGAGTAGGCTCGTGAGTTGCATGCCATCGAGGTTTTGGCTGTAATTGTGTGCACCTGATATTTGGATGCCATCCATGTCTCCATGTGTGATGTTGGAGAACCCAGAGATTTGCCCTCCCTTGGCATCTTTAGTGATATTGGTAAAACCCGACAATTGAAATCCATCGGTTGGGCCTTTGGCGATGTTGGTAAATCCCGATATTTGTGTCCCGTCTAGCCCTTTGGCGATGCTGGTGAAGCCCGCTATTTGCAAGCCTTCAATGTCTGCAGTGACGAAGTTGGTGAAGCCTGCAATCTGCACGCCTGTTACTTTTTCTTTGCTGGTGTTGAGGAAACCACCAATCTGAATACCATGGGTGGTGCCGCCGACAGTATTGCCAAATCCAGCGATCTGACAGCCTGATACATTTTTTCTGTTGATATTGTACAATCCTCCCAATTCAAATCCCTCATTGAGACCATAAGAATACCCTGCCAGTAGGTTGAAAGATAGTTTGTGTGTCACCTGTCCTCCCATTGACATGTTAGTTCCTATTGAAGGGAGAAGCGAAAATTGGAAATAGCGCTCCTCCAATTGCTTGACGTTTTCGGTGTTTTTTCTATTTTCCTTACTTGTAAAGAGACGAACCAGTTTATAATTCTCTAGTTTCTTTCCCAGTTCAGTTTTTTCATTTGGACTCGCAGGAATGGGAGCGGGAGATAGGACGATGGCACTTTCCAGGGTGTGTAGGTCGCTCACCATGATGACAGTGTCTTGGTAGTCCTTTCTACTGATAGCAAGTGCCGTGATTCCTTTTTTGGCAGAGAAATCCAGTTCAAATTCACCCTTTTCATCAGACAAGGTGGAGTTCAGGGTGTTGACCTCATAGATGGTGACGTTGGTCAGGGTTTGTCCTGTCGTGGCATCCTTGACATCCCCTTTGAATTGGTAATTTTGTTTTTCTGATTTTTGGCTTTGCTTTTTCTGTATGATGATGTACTCGCCGATGTATTTGAGTTCAAATGAATCTCCAAGGATTTCCTTCAAAATACTGTCAATGTTGACTTGTGTGTATGATCGGTTAATGATTTTGTCAGAAGGAATGTTACTTGGATTAAAGGAAAGCTTGATGTCGGAAAGTTCGTTGAGCTGATGCAAAGCATCGATCAAGAGCGTCTGCTCGAATCTGATCGTCACACGCAGGTCGGGTGCTTGTTGTCCATTGACGATAGATAGCGTCATAGATAGTAGCAAACAGCACAGCCAACCTATTCTATTAGTTGCAGCCATCGCCTGAGAGTGTGTAGGTTTGATTGGTAGCATGGACGGTCATTTCTAGTGTGGTAGCGATGACCTGCAAGATGTGCTCAATCTCCTCGTTTTCGAAGGTCACGGTGATATTGCAGTCACCCAGTGATGGGTTGTCCAGTACGACCTCAGTGTCAAAGGCTTCTTCTAATGTCATCACCACATCAGCCATTTTAGAATTTCTGAAAGTCAGTTTTTTGGTTCTCCAAAAACTATAATTGTCCGTTGTGGTTGTGTACTTGGTAATTCGGTTAGTGCCTAAATCTAGCGCTGCGCTTTCTCCTTGGGTCAGTGTGGCTTGATCTTGAGACGAAGTGAAACGAACGATTCCTTCTTCTACATGTACGTTGATTTTGTTTTCTTCTGTCTTGACATCAAAAGCGGTTCCTATGACTTGTATCACAGCCTTGTCGAGCTCTACGACGAAGGGTTGCGCTGGGTTAGATGCTACTTGGAAAAATGCTTCTCCTTCTAGTTTTACTCTTCGTTCGGACGGGTCAAATTGCTCTGGATAGCTGATTGTTGATTCTTTTTTTAATATGATATCTGTACCATCTGCCAATTCTATATCTCGATTGAATCCTTGCGCTGAGAGGATGATTTCGTCAGGTTGATTAGAATACTGGTAAGAGTACCAACCCGCGACCAACAAGATCAATAGTCCAGCGGCATATTTTAGGAAGTTGACTGATAGTGTGAGGTGTTTGGTTGGTTGAGGGTCTACGATGTGATTTCTGACTTTAAATGCCTCCCAAGTATCATCTATATTTTGGGCTTGTCTGCTGTGATCGATAGATGACAGGGCATGTACATCGAGGTAGAAAATATGCGCTTCGTCAAATGCCTTTCGGTTTTCAGTAGATTTTTCTACCCATAGGTCAATAGCTTGCTTTTCTGTGACATCTAGTTGTCCAGTGAAGTAGCGGTACAGCATTTCCTCGTCCACGATATGTCCCTTCTCTTTACTCATCTAGTGATTTGACAAACAACTTCATTTTTACCCTGATAAATTATTCTAATTATACAATAAAATCCATAAAATGTACGCGGGCAAGTATTGGCCAAGCGTATCTCGCATCACTTTGAGCGCCCTGCTCATTTGTGTCTCGACTGTTTTGATGGATATGTCAAGTTCAGTGGCAATATCCTTGTATTTCATCTCTTCGAATCGACTCAATTCAAAAATTTCACGACACTTGGGTGGCAGTTTCTCTAGCGACTCATTGATTTTTTGTTGGAGTTCATCTAGTTCTAGAAAATCACCCCTACCTACTTCTTGGTTGTATTGGCTATAGGCCTGGTGTGCTGAGACGACTTTCAAATGTTTGAGATGGTTCAAGCTTGCGTTACGCACAGCACCGTAGAGGTAGGATTTGATGGATGATCGAATCTCTATACTACCTGCCTTTTGCCACAGCGTAGTGAATACCTCTTGGGTGACTTCCTCCGCCATATCGTGATCCTTTACATACTGGTATGCAAAGCTGATCAAAGGCTGATAATAGGTCTTGAAGAGGACTTCAAAACTTTTCTCATCCCTGAGGTCAATCATATTTTGATGTGGTAAGGTAGTCAAGGTGTCGGGTTTCAGGGACGAAATAAATGGAATTTAGAATCAATGCCAAAATTATTGAAGAGCGTACGATGATATGTATGTCTCAAAATATTACTTCCTATTACAAATTTTTATTTTTTTTCAATCGCATTTAGGCTAAAATCTACTTTTGTGTGTCTTAGGGCTGAGAATGAGAAAGTCTGTGATAGGGAAGAGGATTTTGTGCGTTTAGTACACAGATGGAATAATATATGGATTGGAAAACAATTTCTTATCAGATATGTCTTTGTTGCTATACTATTCGTAGTATAGCTTTGTTGAATCATTACAGGAGTTTGTTTTACGAAGAGGCTTGGTCACATCGTGAGATTTATAACACCTTGTATTAAATAGATAACTTGAAACTAGCCTTTATATTCACTATTTTTTTGGGAGTATTGCTACCTCTCTCAGTGTTTGCTCAGCAGTCCACCAGGATCAGAGGAGTAGTTACAGACAAGACCACAGGGGAGTCACTGCCTTTTGTTAATATTTCCTTTGATGGCACGACCAATGGCACTACTTCGGATAGCGAGGGCAAATATTATTTGGAGACGGATCAAGCGACAAATGCCCTCAAAGCATCTTACATCGGATACGAGGCTTTGATCAAACCTGTGGTGATCGGCACTTCTCAAACCATCAATTTTGCGCTAGAAGAAACCAGCCTTCAGCTGGAAGACGTCACCATCAGTAGCAAAAAACTAAAGTACCGCAACAAAGACAATCCTGCCGTACATATCATCAACAGGGTCATAGAGCACAAGGAAAGCAATAAAATGACCGCACTGGACTACTATGAGTACAATAAGTATGAGAAGGTAGAATTTGACTTCAACAACATAACAGAGAAGTTCAAACAAAAGCGCATCATGAAGGATTTTCAAATGGTGTTTGACTACATGGATACCTCGGATATCAACGGCAAAACCTACTTGCCTATTTTCTTGAGGGAGACCAGTTCGCAGGTGTATTATCGCAAGAATCCAGAACGAGAGGTAGAGTACAGACTGGGGACTAAAATGACTGGTTTTGAAGACTATTTTGACAATCAAGGGATTTCTTATATAGTAGATAAACTGTATCAGGATGTGGATATTTATGAAAACAACATGAATGTCCTGTCTCAGTATTTTGTGAGTCCGATATCTATTTTGGCACCCTTGACTTATAAGTATTACATCGCCGATACTTTGATGGTGGAAGGAGAAAAGTTGTTCAAGTTGTCCTTTCAACCCCGAAATCAGAATGATTTGGCTTTTATTGGGAGTATGTATATCACCACTGACTCGGCTTATGCAGTTAAAAAAGTAGATATGCGGATCTCCGAAAAGACCAATTTGAATTATGTAGAAGACTTATTTATAGTACAAGAATTTGTCAAAAACTCATACAATACCTATCAATTGAAGACAGATGAAATCAGCATGGATTTCAACATAACAGAAGCCAACAAGATGGGGATTTTTGGTAGGAGGACTGTGTCCTACAAAGATGTAGTCTATGATCAAAAGCGATCAGATACGGTTTATGCAGGCAATGAATACATCAAACAAGTAAACAAAATAGACAAGCAACCTGATGAATTTTGGGAGCAGGCTCGACACATGGAGCTGTCCAAATCGGAGCAGGGCGTCTACCAAATGAATGAAGAAGTCGTGGAGATGCCTGCATTCAAACGTTACATGGACTTGTTGACCTTGGCGTCCATAGGGTATGTGGATTTCAACAAAATATCCATTGGACCTGTGAGTAATATTTATTCCAACA is part of the Reichenbachiella agarivorans genome and harbors:
- a CDS encoding TonB-dependent receptor, giving the protein MSPKQIIISLTLILLMSRGSAFAQNMTQNIRGIITDQDSKSPVIGANVIVIGSDPIKGAVTDVDGSFKITNAEVGRLSLKISIIGYEDKTLPNLLLSSAKELILDITMEESFEKLDEVVVTAQKDKSEVLNEMSLVSARSFSVDETKRFAGSFADPARMVSAFAGVTNSPDGNNDIIVRGNSPKGILWRLEGIEIPNPNHFSNDGATGGPINALSSNMLSNSDFMSGAFAPEYGNALSGVFDMRLRRGNNEEREYTLGLSTLGIDFALEGPFKTDYDGSYLLNYRYSSLDLIDKTGIVDFGGVPKYQDLSFNIQLPVNNKHSFSLFGLGGISSIAVEDIWEDDDEILGKGEFNNKMGTIGLTYNYLINSRSYLKSYIALSGTTLYSTYNKAEDNDSGNFYNAYNEDFTKTYIRTSMTYGYKINTRQKVEIGVINNQIGYNMVQNAWNVEKDQIQNVLEDDGHTYRTQGFVTWKYRATEDLTMTSGLHIQYFGLNKTYNIEPRLAAKWEFAPRRSFNIGAGLHSKMESASVYLWKIYADDGSYSQPNLNLEMSKAAHFVVGYDQAIGSYTHVKAELYYQHLYDVPVENDPNSTFSMINVTDAYSREALVNKGTGRNYGIELTLEQYLHQGFYYLGSASIFNSLYTPMDDVERKTTYASDYIFNLLMGKEFKVGNEGKERILFVNGKVSLLGGKRYTAIDLPASIAAGEEVREDDKPFGSRSDDLFIANIAIGTRRNKNNTTRELKFDVQNVTNNMAVVDEYYVDGKQDIYKATQLPMFPTISYSISF
- a CDS encoding FecR family protein is translated as MSKEKGHIVDEEMLYRYFTGQLDVTEKQAIDLWVEKSTENRKAFDEAHIFYLDVHALSSIDHSRQAQNIDDTWEAFKVRNHIVDPQPTKHLTLSVNFLKYAAGLLILLVAGWYSYQYSNQPDEIILSAQGFNRDIELADGTDIILKKESTISYPEQFDPSERRVKLEGEAFFQVASNPAQPFVVELDKAVIQVIGTAFDVKTEENKINVHVEEGIVRFTSSQDQATLTQGESAALDLGTNRITKYTTTTDNYSFWRTKKLTFRNSKMADVVMTLEEAFDTEVVLDNPSLGDCNITVTFENEEIEHILQVIATTLEMTVHATNQTYTLSGDGCN
- a CDS encoding DUF5686 and carboxypeptidase-like regulatory domain-containing protein, whose product is MKLAFIFTIFLGVLLPLSVFAQQSTRIRGVVTDKTTGESLPFVNISFDGTTNGTTSDSEGKYYLETDQATNALKASYIGYEALIKPVVIGTSQTINFALEETSLQLEDVTISSKKLKYRNKDNPAVHIINRVIEHKESNKMTALDYYEYNKYEKVEFDFNNITEKFKQKRIMKDFQMVFDYMDTSDINGKTYLPIFLRETSSQVYYRKNPEREVEYRLGTKMTGFEDYFDNQGISYIVDKLYQDVDIYENNMNVLSQYFVSPISILAPLTYKYYIADTLMVEGEKLFKLSFQPRNQNDLAFIGSMYITTDSAYAVKKVDMRISEKTNLNYVEDLFIVQEFVKNSYNTYQLKTDEISMDFNITEANKMGIFGRRTVSYKDVVYDQKRSDTVYAGNEYIKQVNKIDKQPDEFWEQARHMELSKSEQGVYQMNEEVVEMPAFKRYMDLLTLASIGYVDFNKISIGPVSNIYSNNQVEGSRFRLGVLTTEKFSRAWQLEAYAAYGLGDEKWKYSGRVSHYFTENRLDHITAFYFNDLMNPGEGLQAAAESSIFSSFRRGVNDKRIYTTSYGFDYGQRIKYGFSYNVGASIQDLRPGGVLSFAPGDAYPSTKYQDQQIFIPIWYDRGISYPSFMEYEEKIEVTEVTAGLRYAPNEKIYQGRTGTSTIPTKFPIVQLKYWHGFDGLFDSDYAYDRVQLSVSKRFYVSPFGFTDVDVAYTQLWGRVPYPLLTLPRGNQTYSYYSHAFNMMNYLEFVSDRQVDLQLSHYFNGYIMNKIPLVKKLKLRSIVTYKMLFGSISDANNPDLNSDLPPYPRYANGEQATYALTRDPYMEASIGISNIFKVLRVDMVKRLTYLDRKDVPQGWAVRAKIQIEF
- a CDS encoding carboxypeptidase-like regulatory domain-containing protein, with product MLPIKPTHSQAMAATNRIGWLCCLLLSMTLSIVNGQQAPDLRVTIRFEQTLLIDALHQLNELSDIKLSFNPSNIPSDKIINRSYTQVNIDSILKEILGDSFELKYIGEYIIIQKKQSQKSEKQNYQFKGDVKDATTGQTLTNVTIYEVNTLNSTLSDEKGEFELDFSAKKGITALAISRKDYQDTVIMVSDLHTLESAIVLSPAPIPASPNEKTELGKKLENYKLVRLFTSKENRKNTENVKQLEERYFQFSLLPSIGTNMSMGGQVTHKLSFNLLAGYSYGLNEGFELGGLYNINRKNVSGCQIAGFGNTVGGTTHGIQIGGFLNTSKEKVTGVQIAGFTNFVTADIEGLQIAGFTSIAKGLDGTQISGFTNIAKGPTDGFQLSGFTNITKDAKGGQISGFSNITHGDMDGIQISGAHNYSQNLDGMQLTSLLNTAHEVKGFQMSALVNTSKILHGTQLGFINYADSIGDTGLQIGLINLGRKNSLFEWSVEHADVIPIRITFRSGSNKLYTALSAGMQLEDEKLWTYGVGLGSKIFLKSKFYFNPEIHAHRLMQQENNDFETVNQLNKIHLNFGYQFFKHLSLSGGPAINIYISDYINPESGLIGNDIANKPFYDEVQEENIRIQIWLGYAVALRF
- a CDS encoding RNA polymerase sigma-70 factor — encoded protein: MIDLRDEKSFEVLFKTYYQPLISFAYQYVKDHDMAEEVTQEVFTTLWQKAGSIEIRSSIKSYLYGAVRNASLNHLKHLKVVSAHQAYSQYNQEVGRGDFLELDELQQKINESLEKLPPKCREIFELSRFEEMKYKDIATELDISIKTVETQMSRALKVMRDTLGQYLPAYILWILLYN